A genomic window from Litoreibacter janthinus includes:
- the cbiB gene encoding adenosylcobinamide-phosphate synthase CbiB: MTIVFAMLLDALLGEPKWLWNRVPHPAVLMGRLISAMEERLNTGPARRAKGAVLIAALVIGALILGGVLSAFGPLVEVLIGAILIAQRSLADHVSDVARALRLSLGDGRMMVARIVGRDVNVLDRSGVARGAIESAAENLSDGVIAPVFWFTLLGLPGLLAYKIINTADSMIGYRNDRYAEFGWAAARLDDVVNWPAARLTALFIALVHLRPDAIGVALRDAGLHRSPNAGWPEAAMASVLNVALSGPRSYDGTLREEPFVNPEGRQDLGSDDIDAAVAALWKTWGLTLVFVALWWVIA, from the coding sequence GTGACGATCGTTTTCGCAATGTTGCTGGACGCGCTTCTGGGCGAGCCGAAATGGCTTTGGAACCGCGTTCCTCACCCCGCTGTGCTGATGGGACGGCTCATCTCCGCGATGGAAGAGCGCCTGAACACCGGCCCCGCCCGCCGCGCGAAAGGCGCGGTTTTGATCGCAGCCTTGGTGATCGGCGCATTGATCTTGGGGGGGGTGCTATCTGCCTTTGGCCCGCTGGTCGAAGTTCTGATCGGCGCAATCCTGATCGCGCAACGCTCTTTGGCGGATCACGTGTCAGATGTCGCGCGCGCCTTGCGCTTGAGTCTTGGCGACGGGCGCATGATGGTCGCCCGCATCGTCGGACGTGACGTGAATGTGCTGGATCGCTCTGGCGTTGCACGCGGCGCAATTGAAAGCGCAGCCGAGAACCTGAGCGACGGGGTCATTGCGCCGGTATTCTGGTTCACGCTTCTCGGCTTGCCGGGGCTGTTGGCTTACAAAATTATAAACACCGCGGACAGCATGATCGGCTACCGAAACGATCGCTATGCAGAATTCGGCTGGGCCGCTGCGCGGCTGGATGACGTAGTGAACTGGCCCGCGGCACGGCTCACCGCGCTATTCATCGCGTTGGTGCATCTGCGGCCCGATGCAATCGGTGTCGCGTTGCGGGACGCTGGCTTGCACCGCTCCCCCAATGCCGGCTGGCCGGAGGCCGCAATGGCGTCGGTTCTGAATGTCGCGCTGTCCGGCCCGCGCAGCTATGACGGCACACTGCGGGAAGAGCCATTCGTGAATCCGGAAGGTCGCCAAGATTTAGGCTCGGACGACATAGATGCGGCCGTCGCAGCGCTCTGGAAGACATGGGGCCTCACGCTTGTGTTCGTTGCCCTCTGGTGGGTGATTGCCTAG
- a CDS encoding threonine-phosphate decarboxylase, whose protein sequence is MNNRDHGGGLDAAVSQYGGTRDGWLDLSTGINPAPYPVSEISSDAWAALPDRTALQRLENAARKFWQVPDGAEVVIASGASALIARIPALFEEGTVFINNPTYNEHEAAFRNHAGWSVTEDAQDGNADIFVHPNNPSGRLFEAELMGRKEFCVIDESFCDVTPDASHIDLADNAGVVILKSFGKFWGLAGLRLGFAICAPKSAARLHELLGPWPVSGPALEIGARALEDLTWAQETRARLAADADRLDALMIDAGATVVGGTTLFRLYDVVDAAAWQDKLAQGHVWSRIFPYSTTWLRLGLPAPDRWAQLEAAL, encoded by the coding sequence ATGAATAATCGCGACCACGGCGGCGGCTTGGATGCGGCGGTGTCTCAATACGGCGGCACCCGCGACGGCTGGCTGGACCTGAGCACAGGGATCAACCCCGCGCCCTACCCCGTGAGTGAGATCAGTTCTGACGCTTGGGCTGCCCTACCCGATCGCACCGCGCTGCAACGGCTTGAGAATGCCGCACGCAAGTTCTGGCAGGTACCCGACGGAGCGGAAGTCGTGATCGCTTCGGGAGCATCTGCCCTGATAGCCCGCATCCCCGCCCTGTTCGAAGAAGGGACAGTTTTCATCAACAACCCCACCTATAACGAGCACGAGGCGGCCTTCCGCAACCATGCGGGCTGGTCCGTGACCGAAGATGCGCAGGACGGAAACGCCGACATATTCGTGCACCCCAACAACCCGTCAGGACGCCTATTCGAAGCCGAGCTGATGGGCCGCAAGGAATTCTGCGTCATTGACGAAAGTTTCTGCGACGTCACGCCTGATGCGAGCCATATCGACTTGGCGGACAATGCCGGCGTGGTGATCTTGAAGAGTTTCGGGAAGTTCTGGGGCTTGGCGGGCCTGCGGCTGGGCTTTGCCATCTGCGCCCCCAAATCGGCTGCACGCCTGCATGAGTTGCTGGGCCCGTGGCCCGTTTCCGGCCCCGCCCTAGAGATCGGTGCACGGGCGCTAGAGGATCTAACTTGGGCGCAGGAAACCCGCGCGCGACTGGCCGCAGATGCCGACCGGCTTGACGCGCTGATGATAGACGCCGGGGCCACTGTGGTCGGCGGCACTACCCTGTTCCGCCTATACGATGTGGTCGATGCCGCTGCGTGGCAGGACAAGCTGGCGCAGGGCCATGTCTGGTCGCGAATTTTCCCGTATTCCACCACATGGCTGCGCCTCGGCCTGCCTGCACCCGACCGCTGGGCGCAATTGGAAGCAGCCTTGTGA
- a CDS encoding glutathione S-transferase family protein, with amino-acid sequence MGQLVHGIWHDTWYDTKSTGGAFKRSTASFRNWITADGSTGPSGEGGFKAEAGRYHLYVAYACPWAHRTLIFRKLKGLEDLISVSAVHPDMLSDGWTFETDAHGATGDTLYGLDFARDLYIKADPNVSGRVTVPILWDRQRKTIVSNESSEIIRMFNSAFDGLTGNTSDFWPAIQRDAIEEVNARIYKTVNNGVYKAGFATTQEAYDAAVRPLFESLDWLESRLGANRYLMGDHVTEADWRLFTTLARFDLVYHLHFKCNRKRITDYPNLWAYTRELYQWEGVAETVNFQHIVRHYHYSHDTINPSRIIPINPVLDWQEPHDRG; translated from the coding sequence TTGGGACAGCTTGTTCACGGCATCTGGCACGACACGTGGTATGACACCAAATCGACTGGCGGCGCGTTCAAACGCTCGACTGCGTCGTTCCGCAACTGGATTACCGCTGACGGCAGCACCGGCCCGTCTGGCGAAGGTGGCTTCAAGGCCGAGGCTGGCCGCTATCATCTCTATGTCGCTTACGCCTGCCCTTGGGCACACCGCACCTTGATCTTTCGCAAGCTGAAAGGCTTGGAAGACCTGATATCGGTTTCTGCCGTTCACCCCGACATGCTGTCTGACGGCTGGACGTTTGAAACGGATGCACATGGCGCAACTGGTGACACGCTCTACGGGCTGGATTTTGCACGTGACCTTTACATCAAGGCGGACCCGAACGTGTCTGGCCGCGTTACCGTGCCGATCCTCTGGGACAGGCAGCGCAAGACGATTGTCAGCAACGAAAGCTCGGAGATCATTCGTATGTTCAATTCGGCCTTCGACGGGCTCACCGGCAACACCTCGGACTTCTGGCCCGCGATCCAGCGCGACGCCATCGAAGAGGTGAACGCGCGCATCTACAAGACGGTCAATAACGGGGTCTACAAGGCTGGATTCGCGACGACGCAGGAGGCGTATGACGCGGCCGTGCGCCCCCTTTTTGAAAGCCTCGACTGGCTGGAAAGCCGCCTTGGCGCAAACCGCTACCTGATGGGCGACCACGTGACCGAGGCGGATTGGCGATTATTCACCACGTTGGCGCGTTTTGATCTGGTCTATCACCTGCACTTCAAGTGCAACCGCAAGCGGATCACCGATTACCCCAACCTCTGGGCCTACACGCGCGAACTATACCAGTGGGAAGGGGTCGCTGAGACTGTGAACTTCCAGCATATCGTCCGCCATTACCACTACAGCCACGACACAATTAACCCCAGCCGCATCATTCCCATCAACCCGGTTTTGGATTGGCAGGAACCCCACGACCGGGGATAA
- a CDS encoding H-NS family nucleoid-associated regulatory protein, with protein sequence MAKIDLKPLSLTELKALQARVEKAIARHDKKQKVKALALVKAKAKELGFSLDELTGSKATSKAAPKKAAKAAYRHPDDATKTWAGRGARPLWLKDALNAGKSLDDFKV encoded by the coding sequence ATGGCTAAAATTGATCTAAAACCACTATCACTAACAGAACTAAAAGCGCTGCAAGCCCGTGTCGAAAAGGCTATCGCGCGTCACGACAAGAAGCAAAAAGTCAAAGCATTGGCGCTTGTGAAAGCAAAGGCCAAAGAGCTTGGGTTTTCGCTGGACGAACTGACCGGCTCGAAGGCTACTTCGAAAGCTGCACCGAAAAAAGCGGCAAAGGCAGCATATCGTCACCCTGACGATGCGACCAAAACATGGGCAGGCCGTGGCGCCCGTCCACTTTGGTTGAAAGATGCGCTGAACGCCGGCAAGTCTTTGGACGATTTCAAAGTCTGA
- a CDS encoding lytic murein transglycosylase, translating into MRPLCLALALSLIAPAAFAECGGSWSSFVADLKSEAITKGHSKGSVDGFFSSARQDPKVLKADRAQGVFKRDFIDFSRRVISQSRLNKGNANAKKYASVFRRAEQEYGVPAGVLLAFWALETDYGAVQGEFNTLNSLMTLSHDCRRPELFRPQIFAALELFERGNFDPRTTKGAWAGEIGMVQMLPEDIIANGVDGDGDGKVSLKTSAPDALLSGAKMLNALGWQAGQPWLQEVQVPAEMDWSKTGLDHNLSVNDWAAMGVKPRSGGFQGDAGAILLPMGRKGPAFIAYPNFRVYFEWNQSFVYVTTAAYFATRLSGAPVYDPGNPDPSLSDSDMKSLQKKLAARGHDVGKIDGILGSGTRAAVQAEQQRLGFPADAWPTKSLLRKL; encoded by the coding sequence ATGCGCCCCTTGTGTCTTGCCCTTGCCCTTTCTTTGATCGCACCCGCCGCATTTGCGGAATGTGGAGGGAGTTGGAGCTCATTTGTTGCCGACCTGAAGTCTGAGGCCATCACCAAGGGACATTCCAAAGGCAGCGTCGACGGGTTCTTTTCTTCTGCCCGCCAAGACCCAAAAGTGCTGAAAGCTGATCGTGCGCAGGGCGTCTTCAAACGCGATTTCATCGATTTTTCGCGACGTGTTATTTCGCAATCCCGCCTGAACAAGGGAAACGCCAATGCGAAAAAATACGCCTCTGTGTTCCGGCGTGCAGAGCAAGAATACGGAGTCCCTGCTGGGGTGCTTTTGGCATTCTGGGCTTTAGAGACGGACTACGGCGCCGTGCAGGGAGAATTCAACACGCTGAATTCGCTGATGACCCTCAGTCACGATTGCCGCCGCCCCGAATTATTTCGCCCGCAAATATTCGCGGCCTTGGAATTGTTTGAGCGTGGCAACTTTGACCCCCGCACCACCAAGGGGGCGTGGGCTGGTGAAATCGGCATGGTTCAGATGCTGCCAGAAGATATTATTGCTAACGGTGTAGACGGTGATGGCGATGGAAAAGTCAGCCTGAAAACGTCTGCCCCGGATGCGCTTTTGTCAGGGGCAAAAATGCTCAATGCGTTGGGATGGCAGGCTGGGCAACCTTGGCTGCAAGAAGTGCAGGTGCCCGCAGAGATGGACTGGTCAAAAACTGGGCTCGATCACAATTTGAGCGTCAATGACTGGGCCGCAATGGGCGTCAAGCCAAGATCCGGAGGATTTCAAGGCGACGCTGGGGCGATTCTTTTGCCTATGGGCAGAAAAGGGCCTGCCTTCATCGCATACCCAAATTTTCGCGTCTATTTTGAATGGAACCAAAGTTTCGTTTACGTGACCACTGCGGCGTATTTCGCGACGCGGCTTTCGGGCGCGCCGGTCTATGATCCAGGAAACCCTGATCCCAGTCTTTCAGATAGTGATATGAAATCGTTGCAAAAGAAATTGGCGGCGCGCGGTCACGACGTCGGCAAAATCGATGGCATACTCGGTTCTGGAACACGCGCAGCGGTTCAGGCCGAACAACAGCGCCTTGGATTTCCGGCGGATGCCTGGCCAACGAAAAGCCTTCTTCGAAAACTGTAA
- a CDS encoding DUF6732 family protein: MTRIFITLTLAILAAPASAHVGHFGEFAGHDHWVAGAALGAALAVSIWGALKGKKDEEDAEADTSDDAEEEEAA; encoded by the coding sequence ATGACCCGGATTTTTATCACCCTTACTCTTGCGATCCTCGCGGCCCCCGCTTCGGCGCATGTGGGCCATTTCGGCGAGTTTGCGGGCCATGATCACTGGGTTGCGGGCGCGGCACTCGGTGCGGCGCTTGCGGTGTCGATCTGGGGTGCCCTCAAAGGCAAGAAAGACGAAGAGGATGCTGAAGCGGATACATCCGACGACGCGGAAGAAGAGGAAGCGGCATGA
- a CDS encoding DUF1636 family protein, with protein MTTWITICDTCKRDDWEARAPGVTDGEIFAELVEAAAEGSDAVRTRRHSCLMGCARGCNIAIQSAGKLNYTVGEFEPSQEAAQAVVGYATLHAQSETGQVPYKQWPQAIKGHFVTRHPPLPDNE; from the coding sequence ATGACCACATGGATCACCATTTGCGACACCTGCAAACGCGACGACTGGGAAGCCCGCGCGCCGGGCGTGACCGACGGCGAGATTTTTGCCGAACTGGTGGAAGCCGCCGCCGAAGGGTCCGATGCGGTGCGCACCCGCCGCCACTCGTGCCTCATGGGCTGCGCGCGTGGCTGCAACATCGCCATACAGAGCGCAGGCAAGCTGAACTACACCGTCGGGGAATTCGAGCCATCGCAGGAAGCCGCCCAAGCAGTCGTTGGCTATGCCACGCTCCACGCACAAAGCGAGACGGGCCAAGTCCCCTACAAGCAATGGCCGCAAGCGATCAAAGGTCATTTCGTGACCCGCCACCCGCCTTTGCCAGACAATGAATAA